One window from the genome of Erwinia sorbitola encodes:
- the malQ gene encoding 4-alpha-glucanotransferase yields MENNTLEQAARDAGISSGFINAHGQPQAIAPETKRELLSAMGWGADRRQQSTPVPAVKVFVTGHRLALPIEGDGEYHWTLQLESGTTQRGRISGKMTLALAGKIPPGYHQLTLTQDEQEWHCRVIVAPKRCYEPDALLAGKKLWGACVQLYTLRSENNWGIGDFGDLNLLLKNIAERGGAFVGLNPIHALYPANPAAASPYSPSSRSWLNVIYIDVNAVDDFRQSEAAQRWWQLPQTRQRLKAVRASEWVDYADVMPLKLEGLRLAYAHFLGRKAQDAQVKSLANFTRQGGESLYLQAAFDALYAHLAKESDVALGWNHWPEQYHDARGPAVRAFCEQHAQEVEFYLWLQWLAETQFAKCYHTSQQQEMSMGLYRDLAVGVVGGGAETWGDGELYCLKASVGAPPDILGPLGQNWDLRPMDPHVMVKRGYQPFIDLLRANMTSCGALRIDHVMALLRLWWIPAGETADKGAYVHYPVDDLLAILALESQRHRCMVIGEDLGTVPAEIVSKLREGGVYSYKVLYFERDEENNFRAPQSYPVQAMATITTHDLPTLRGYWQSDDLTLGKTLGLYRDEAVLQELYADRARARQGLLDGLHHYDCIPRKTGRHADLMAMTPVINRGLQRYVADSACALLGLQPEDWLDMDTPVNVPGTSNEYPNWRRKLSHSLEEMFADEQVNKLIKDLDKRRRKVSVS; encoded by the coding sequence ATGGAGAACAACACACTGGAGCAGGCCGCCAGGGATGCGGGGATATCTTCCGGTTTTATTAATGCGCACGGTCAGCCGCAGGCGATTGCGCCGGAAACTAAACGTGAGTTGCTATCGGCGATGGGCTGGGGGGCGGATCGCCGCCAGCAGTCCACCCCGGTTCCGGCGGTAAAAGTCTTTGTTACCGGTCACCGCCTGGCGCTGCCGATCGAGGGTGATGGTGAATATCACTGGACGTTGCAGCTGGAAAGCGGCACGACGCAGCGCGGCCGTATCAGCGGTAAAATGACGCTGGCGCTGGCGGGGAAAATCCCGCCGGGTTATCACCAGCTGACCCTGACGCAGGATGAGCAGGAGTGGCACTGCCGGGTGATTGTTGCCCCAAAGCGCTGCTATGAACCGGATGCACTGCTGGCCGGTAAAAAACTGTGGGGAGCCTGCGTGCAGCTCTATACGCTGCGCTCGGAAAATAACTGGGGTATTGGTGATTTTGGCGATCTCAATCTGCTGCTGAAAAATATTGCCGAGCGCGGGGGGGCTTTTGTTGGCCTGAATCCGATCCATGCGCTCTATCCGGCCAATCCGGCGGCGGCCAGCCCCTACAGCCCGTCGTCGCGTAGCTGGTTGAATGTGATCTATATCGACGTCAATGCGGTAGATGACTTCAGGCAGAGCGAGGCGGCCCAGCGCTGGTGGCAGCTGCCGCAGACCCGGCAGCGCTTGAAGGCGGTGCGGGCCAGCGAATGGGTGGATTACGCCGATGTGATGCCGTTGAAGCTGGAAGGGCTGCGGCTGGCGTACGCGCATTTCCTCGGGCGTAAGGCGCAGGATGCGCAGGTCAAATCCCTGGCAAACTTTACCCGGCAGGGCGGAGAGAGCCTCTATTTACAGGCTGCTTTCGACGCCCTCTACGCACACCTGGCCAAAGAGAGCGATGTGGCCCTCGGCTGGAACCACTGGCCTGAGCAGTATCATGATGCCCGTGGCCCGGCCGTGCGGGCGTTCTGCGAGCAGCATGCGCAGGAAGTGGAGTTTTATCTGTGGCTGCAATGGCTGGCGGAAACGCAGTTCGCGAAGTGCTATCACACCAGCCAGCAGCAGGAGATGTCGATGGGGCTGTATCGCGATCTGGCGGTAGGCGTCGTTGGCGGAGGCGCGGAAACCTGGGGCGATGGCGAGCTGTACTGCCTGAAAGCATCGGTTGGTGCGCCGCCGGATATCCTCGGCCCGCTGGGGCAGAACTGGGATCTGCGCCCGATGGATCCGCATGTGATGGTCAAACGCGGCTATCAGCCCTTTATCGATCTGCTGCGCGCCAATATGACCAGCTGCGGCGCGTTGCGTATTGATCATGTGATGGCGCTGCTGCGCCTGTGGTGGATCCCGGCAGGAGAAACGGCGGACAAAGGGGCCTATGTTCACTACCCGGTTGACGATCTGCTGGCGATCCTCGCGCTGGAGAGCCAGCGTCATCGCTGTATGGTGATCGGCGAAGATCTGGGTACCGTGCCAGCGGAGATCGTCAGCAAACTACGCGAGGGAGGGGTCTACTCTTACAAGGTGCTCTATTTTGAGCGCGATGAGGAGAACAACTTCCGTGCGCCGCAGTCCTATCCGGTGCAGGCGATGGCGACCATTACCACGCATGACCTGCCTACGCTGCGCGGTTACTGGCAGAGTGACGATCTGACGCTGGGGAAAACGCTCGGGCTGTACCGTGATGAAGCCGTATTGCAGGAGCTGTATGCGGATCGGGCACGGGCGCGTCAGGGCTTACTCGACGGGCTACATCATTACGACTGCATTCCGAGGAAGACCGGGCGTCATGCGGATCTGATGGCGATGACGCCGGTAATTAATCGTGGGTTACAGCGCTATGTTGCTGACAGCGCCTGCGCGCTGCTCGGGCTGCAACCGGAGGACTGGCTTGATATGGATACGCCAGTCAACGTGCCGGGAACCAGCAATGAATATCCTAACTGGCGGCGTAAGCTTTCCCATTCGCTCGAAGAGATGTTTGCCGATGAGCAGGTTAATAAGCTGATTAAAGACCTGGATAAACGGCGGCGTAAAGTCTCCGTGAGCTGA
- the malG gene encoding maltose ABC transporter permease MalG: MPMVKPRSQKVRLLVTHLLLLCFLALILFPLLMVFTISLRPGNFATGSLIPDQVSWDHWKLALGIAVTNSDGSLTPPPFPVMLWLWNSIKIAGITAVGIVALSTTCAYAFARMKFRGKSSLLKGMLIFQMFPAVLSLVALYALFDRLGIYVPFLGLNTHGGVIFAYMGGIALHVWTIKGYFETIDGSLEEAAALDGASPWQAFRLVLLPLSVPILAVVFILSFIAAITEVPVASLLLRDVNSYTLAVGMQQYLNPQNYLWGDFAAAAILSAIPITAVFLIAQRWLVGGLTAGGVKG; this comes from the coding sequence ATGCCAATGGTAAAACCAAGGTCGCAAAAAGTGAGATTGCTGGTAACGCATCTGCTGCTGCTGTGCTTTCTGGCGCTGATCCTGTTCCCGCTGCTGATGGTATTTACCATCTCCCTGCGGCCGGGTAACTTTGCCACGGGGAGCCTGATCCCGGATCAGGTGTCGTGGGATCACTGGAAGCTGGCGCTGGGGATCGCGGTAACCAACAGCGACGGTAGCCTGACCCCGCCGCCGTTCCCGGTCATGCTGTGGCTGTGGAACTCGATCAAGATCGCCGGGATCACCGCCGTGGGGATCGTGGCGCTTTCCACCACCTGTGCCTACGCCTTTGCCCGCATGAAATTCCGTGGCAAAAGCTCGCTGCTGAAAGGGATGCTGATCTTCCAGATGTTCCCGGCAGTGCTGTCGCTGGTGGCGCTCTACGCCCTCTTCGATCGTCTCGGCATTTACGTGCCGTTCCTCGGGCTGAACACCCACGGCGGCGTTATCTTCGCCTATATGGGCGGTATCGCCCTGCATGTGTGGACGATTAAAGGCTATTTCGAAACCATCGACGGCTCACTGGAGGAAGCCGCCGCCCTTGACGGTGCCTCACCGTGGCAGGCTTTCCGTCTGGTGCTGCTGCCGCTATCGGTACCGATTCTGGCGGTGGTGTTTATTCTGTCCTTTATTGCCGCCATTACCGAAGTGCCGGTGGCCTCACTGCTGCTGCGCGATGTGAACAGCTACACGCTGGCGGTAGGTATGCAGCAGTATCTCAACCCGCAAAACTATCTGTGGGGCGACTTTGCCGCTGCCGCTATCCTCTCGGCCATCCCGATTACTGCGGTGTTCCTGATTGCACAGCGCTGGCTGGTGGGTGGCTTAACGGCCGGCGGGGTGAAAGGTTAG
- the malF gene encoding maltose ABC transporter permease MalF — translation MPVAQTGLTAQKKWPLSQAIKWLAIGLLACLTGYLIVLMYAQGEYLFAVMALILSSTGLYIYGNRRAYSWRYVYPGLAGMSLFVLFPLICTIAIAFTNYSSTNQLTFERAQSVLMGREFQGGKALNFALYPAGEQWQLALSSPDSSETLVSPPFAFNAAAPQTLEMTPKPLPNGEKAGLRIITQNRQALARLMARLPDGTTLRMSSLRQFSGTQPLYQLNKENQQLTDAQTGVVYRPNMESGFYQAINPQGEWQAEKLSPGFTVGIGWGNFLRVLHDEGIQKPFLSIFVWTIVFALLTVVLTVAVGMVLACVVQWEELKGKAAYRILLILPYAVPAFISILIFKGLFNQSFGEINLMLDALFGIKPSWFSDPWTAKSMIIIVNTWLGYPYMMILCMGLLKAIPDDLYEASAMDGATPMQNFFRITLPLLIKPLTPLMIASFAFNFNNFVLIQLLTNGGPDMLGTTTPAGHTDLLVSYTYRIAFEGGGGQDFGLAAAIATLIFLLVGALAIVNLKASRMKFD, via the coding sequence ATGCCAGTAGCCCAAACCGGTCTGACCGCTCAAAAAAAATGGCCGCTGAGTCAGGCGATTAAATGGCTGGCCATCGGCCTGCTCGCCTGCTTAACCGGTTATCTGATCGTGCTGATGTATGCGCAGGGTGAATACCTCTTTGCCGTGATGGCACTGATTCTCTCCAGTACCGGCCTCTATATTTATGGTAACCGCCGCGCCTATTCGTGGCGTTATGTCTATCCTGGCCTCGCCGGGATGTCGTTATTTGTTCTGTTCCCGCTGATTTGTACTATTGCGATTGCCTTCACCAACTACAGCAGCACTAACCAGCTGACGTTTGAACGCGCGCAGTCGGTGCTGATGGGGCGTGAATTCCAGGGCGGTAAAGCGCTGAACTTTGCCCTGTATCCGGCGGGCGAGCAGTGGCAGCTGGCGCTCAGTTCCCCCGACAGCAGCGAAACTCTGGTTTCTCCTCCTTTTGCCTTTAACGCTGCCGCGCCACAAACCCTGGAGATGACGCCAAAGCCCCTTCCCAACGGGGAAAAAGCCGGGCTGCGCATCATCACCCAGAACCGTCAGGCGCTGGCCCGGTTAATGGCCCGGCTGCCCGATGGTACAACGCTGCGTATGAGTTCTTTACGCCAGTTCTCCGGCACGCAGCCGCTCTACCAGCTCAATAAAGAGAATCAACAGCTGACTGATGCGCAGACCGGCGTGGTCTACCGGCCGAATATGGAGAGCGGTTTTTATCAGGCGATCAACCCGCAGGGCGAGTGGCAGGCAGAAAAACTCAGCCCCGGCTTTACCGTCGGTATCGGCTGGGGCAACTTCCTGCGCGTACTGCACGACGAAGGTATCCAGAAGCCCTTCCTGTCGATCTTCGTCTGGACGATTGTCTTTGCGCTGCTGACCGTAGTGCTGACCGTCGCCGTCGGCATGGTGCTGGCCTGTGTGGTGCAGTGGGAGGAGCTGAAAGGCAAAGCGGCTTACCGTATCCTGCTGATCCTGCCTTATGCGGTTCCGGCGTTTATCTCGATTCTGATTTTCAAAGGATTATTCAACCAGAGCTTCGGGGAAATCAACCTGATGCTGGATGCGCTGTTTGGCATAAAACCATCGTGGTTCAGCGACCCGTGGACGGCAAAAAGCATGATTATTATCGTCAATACCTGGCTCGGGTATCCGTACATGATGATCCTCTGCATGGGGCTGCTGAAGGCCATTCCGGACGATCTCTACGAGGCTTCGGCAATGGACGGTGCCACACCAATGCAGAACTTCTTCCGCATTACGCTGCCTCTGCTGATCAAGCCTCTGACACCGCTGATGATCGCCAGCTTTGCCTTTAACTTTAATAACTTTGTGCTGATTCAGCTGTTGACCAACGGCGGCCCGGATATGCTTGGCACCACCACGCCAGCCGGACATACCGACCTGCTGGTGAGCTACACCTATCGCATCGCCTTTGAGGGCGGCGGCGGACAGGACTTCGGTCTGGCGGCCGCGATTGCCACGCTGATCTTCCTGCTGGTTGGTGCGCTGGCTATCGTCAATCTGAAAGCGTCACGTATGAAATTCGACTGA
- the malE gene encoding maltose/maltodextrin ABC transporter substrate-binding protein MalE: MTLSIKAPFIKKVVKQTLALTALATLVMSSSVFAKIEEGKLVIWINGDKGYNGLAEVGKKFEKDTGIKVTVEHPDKLEEKYPQVAATGGGPDIIFWAHDRFGGYAQSGLLTEVTPDKAFKDKLFPFTWDAVTFNGKLIGYPVAVEALSLIYNKDLIKDAPKTWEEIPALDTSLRAKGKSAIMWNLQEPYFTWPIIAADGGYAYKYENGKYNIKDTGVNNEGSKAGLQFIIDLVKNKHINADTDYSIAEAAFNKGQTAMTIDGPWAWSNLDKSKINYGVATLPTFHGKPSKPFVGVLTAGINAASPNKELAKEFLENYLITNDGLALVNKDKPLGAVALKSYQEQLEKDPRIAATMTNSKNGEIMPNIPQMSAFWYAERSAIINAVNGRQTVQQALKDVETRITK, translated from the coding sequence ATGACTCTCAGCATCAAGGCTCCTTTCATTAAAAAAGTCGTTAAACAAACTCTGGCACTCACCGCACTCGCTACGCTGGTTATGTCATCTTCTGTTTTTGCCAAAATAGAAGAAGGGAAGCTGGTCATCTGGATCAACGGTGACAAGGGCTATAATGGCCTGGCAGAAGTCGGTAAGAAATTTGAAAAAGACACCGGCATTAAAGTTACGGTAGAGCACCCGGATAAGCTGGAAGAGAAATACCCGCAGGTTGCTGCCACCGGCGGCGGCCCTGACATCATTTTCTGGGCACACGACCGCTTTGGCGGCTACGCGCAGTCCGGTCTGCTGACTGAGGTCACTCCGGATAAGGCGTTTAAAGACAAGCTGTTCCCCTTCACCTGGGACGCCGTTACCTTTAACGGTAAGCTGATCGGGTATCCGGTCGCCGTAGAAGCGTTGTCGCTGATTTACAACAAAGACCTGATCAAAGACGCGCCAAAAACCTGGGAAGAGATCCCGGCGCTGGACACTTCACTGCGCGCGAAAGGCAAAAGCGCCATTATGTGGAACTTACAGGAACCCTACTTCACCTGGCCAATCATCGCCGCTGATGGCGGTTATGCGTACAAATATGAGAACGGCAAATACAACATTAAAGACACCGGCGTAAACAACGAAGGTTCCAAAGCTGGCCTGCAATTCATTATTGATTTAGTGAAAAACAAACATATCAACGCCGATACCGACTACTCCATTGCCGAAGCCGCCTTTAACAAAGGCCAGACCGCAATGACTATCGACGGCCCATGGGCCTGGTCAAACCTCGATAAGAGCAAAATCAACTATGGGGTAGCAACGCTGCCAACCTTCCACGGCAAACCGTCTAAACCGTTTGTTGGCGTACTGACTGCGGGTATCAATGCCGCCAGCCCGAATAAAGAGCTGGCGAAAGAGTTCCTGGAAAACTACCTCATCACCAATGATGGCCTCGCCTTAGTAAACAAAGACAAACCGCTGGGCGCGGTTGCGCTGAAGTCTTACCAGGAGCAGCTGGAAAAAGACCCACGCATCGCGGCTACCATGACGAACTCTAAAAACGGGGAAATCATGCCAAACATCCCGCAGATGAGCGCCTTCTGGTATGCCGAACGCAGCGCCATCATCAACGCAGTGAATGGCCGTCAGACCGTTCAGCAGGCGCTGAAAGATGTTGAGACACGCATTACCAAATAG
- the malK gene encoding maltose/maltodextrin ABC transporter ATP-binding protein MalK, whose translation MASVSLNSVYKAFGKTVISSDINLEIDEGEFVVFVGPSGCGKSTLLRMIAGLEDITSGELKIGDKRMNEVPPAERGIGMVFQSYALYPHLSVAENMSFGLKLAGAKKTEINQRVNQVSEVLQLAHLLDRRPKALSGGQRQRVAIGRTLVAEPTVFLLDEPLSNLDAALRVQMRIEISRLHKRLKRTMIYVTHDQVEAMTLADKIVVLDAGHIAQVGKPLELYHYPANRFVAGFIGSPKMNFLPVKVTATEPERVQVELPNRQLVWLPVEGVDVTVGSNLSLGVRPEHLLPGEVAEVTLSGEVQVVEQLGNETQIHIQIPAIRQNLVYRQNDVVLVEEGATFAIGLPPHRCHLFREDGTACRRLHPEPGV comes from the coding sequence ATGGCGAGCGTTTCCCTTAACAGCGTGTACAAAGCCTTTGGCAAAACTGTGATTTCCAGCGACATCAATCTGGAAATAGATGAAGGCGAATTCGTGGTGTTTGTCGGGCCTTCCGGCTGCGGTAAATCAACGCTTCTGCGCATGATTGCCGGACTGGAAGACATTACTTCCGGCGAACTGAAGATCGGCGATAAACGCATGAATGAAGTGCCGCCCGCAGAGCGTGGTATCGGCATGGTTTTCCAGTCTTATGCGTTGTACCCCCACCTGTCGGTGGCAGAGAACATGTCTTTCGGCCTGAAGCTGGCCGGGGCCAAAAAAACAGAAATCAATCAGCGGGTGAACCAGGTTTCAGAGGTGTTGCAGCTGGCGCACTTGCTGGATCGCCGTCCCAAAGCCCTCTCTGGCGGTCAGCGTCAGCGCGTGGCGATTGGCCGTACGCTGGTGGCTGAACCAACGGTATTCCTGCTGGATGAACCGCTCTCTAACCTGGATGCCGCCCTGCGTGTCCAGATGCGAATTGAGATCTCACGCCTGCATAAGCGCCTGAAGCGCACCATGATTTACGTCACCCACGATCAGGTCGAAGCGATGACGCTGGCCGACAAAATTGTGGTGCTCGACGCCGGGCATATCGCGCAGGTTGGCAAGCCTCTTGAGCTTTATCACTACCCGGCTAACCGCTTTGTCGCCGGATTTATCGGCTCACCAAAAATGAATTTCCTGCCGGTAAAAGTCACCGCTACCGAACCCGAACGTGTGCAGGTTGAGCTGCCAAACCGCCAGCTGGTCTGGCTGCCGGTAGAGGGCGTGGACGTCACGGTGGGCAGCAATCTGTCGCTGGGGGTTCGCCCTGAACATCTGCTGCCAGGGGAGGTCGCCGAAGTGACGCTTTCCGGTGAAGTGCAGGTCGTTGAGCAGCTGGGCAATGAAACCCAGATTCATATCCAAATTCCGGCAATTCGTCAGAACCTGGTGTACCGCCAGAATGACGTGGTGCTGGTAGAAGAAGGTGCAACATTCGCCATCGGTTTGCCGCCACACCGTTGTCATCTGTTCCGTGAGGATGGAACAGCATGTCGTCGGTTACACCCGGAACCCGGCGTTTAA
- a CDS encoding maltoporin produces the protein MMRTMRIASLSLAVAAGILSTQAMAVDFTGYARSGIGWSGSGGEQQCFKATGADSKYRLGNECETYAELKLGQEVWKEGDKSFYFDTNVAYSVSQQNDWESTDPAFREANVKGKNLIEWLPGSTMWAGKRFYQRHDVHMIDFYYWDISGPGAGLEDVDLGFGKLSIAATRNTESGGSFGYIADQRNEVATSNDVFDVRLAGLNTNPGGVLEIGVDYGRANARDGYSLADDATKDGWLLTAEHTQSIYNGFNKFVVQYAADSMTDPGQGAANGHSNGSAINNNGSMVRLLDHGAIDFNDTWSLMYVGMYQDVDRDNNNGTTWYTVGVRPMYKWTPIMSTLLEVGYDNVKSQRTGDKNGQYKVTLAQQWQAGNSIWSRPAIRVFATYANWDEKWGYDTDTGTSNGLAMNDTSARTFSRGNDDEVTFGAQMEIWW, from the coding sequence ATGATGAGAACAATGCGTATTGCTTCCCTGTCACTGGCAGTGGCTGCTGGAATCCTTTCTACACAAGCAATGGCTGTTGATTTTACCGGCTATGCACGTTCGGGCATTGGCTGGTCTGGCAGCGGCGGCGAGCAGCAATGTTTCAAAGCAACGGGTGCAGACAGTAAATACCGTCTGGGTAACGAATGTGAAACCTATGCTGAGTTAAAACTGGGCCAGGAAGTGTGGAAAGAGGGGGATAAAAGCTTCTACTTTGATACCAACGTGGCCTATTCCGTTTCACAGCAGAATGACTGGGAGTCAACCGATCCGGCTTTCCGCGAAGCTAACGTGAAAGGGAAAAACCTGATCGAATGGCTGCCAGGTTCAACCATGTGGGCCGGTAAGCGTTTCTACCAGCGTCATGACGTTCATATGATCGACTTCTACTACTGGGATATTTCTGGCCCGGGTGCAGGTCTGGAAGATGTTGATCTCGGCTTTGGTAAGCTGTCAATCGCTGCAACCCGTAATACCGAGAGCGGCGGATCATTTGGTTATATTGCCGACCAGCGTAATGAAGTTGCCACCTCCAATGACGTGTTTGACGTGCGTCTGGCAGGGCTGAACACCAACCCGGGCGGCGTGCTGGAGATAGGTGTGGATTACGGTCGTGCCAATGCCCGTGACGGCTACTCGCTGGCAGACGATGCCACCAAAGATGGCTGGCTGTTGACGGCAGAACACACGCAGAGCATTTACAACGGCTTCAACAAGTTTGTTGTGCAGTATGCGGCTGACTCTATGACCGATCCAGGGCAGGGTGCAGCAAACGGCCACTCAAATGGTTCAGCGATCAATAACAACGGCAGCATGGTGCGCTTGCTTGACCACGGCGCCATTGATTTCAACGATACCTGGAGCCTGATGTATGTGGGTATGTACCAGGATGTTGATCGCGATAACAACAACGGTACTACCTGGTATACCGTAGGTGTGCGCCCGATGTACAAATGGACGCCAATTATGAGCACCCTGCTGGAAGTCGGCTACGATAACGTTAAGTCCCAGCGCACCGGCGATAAAAACGGCCAGTATAAAGTGACCCTTGCCCAGCAGTGGCAGGCAGGTAACAGCATCTGGTCACGTCCGGCAATCCGCGTGTTTGCAACTTATGCGAACTGGGATGAAAAATGGGGCTATGACACTGATACCGGCACCAGCAACGGTTTAGCGATGAACGATACCAGTGCACGTACCTTTAGCCGTGGTAACGACGACGAAGTGACCTTTGGCGCTCAAATGGAAATCTGGTGGTAA
- the malM gene encoding maltose operon protein MalM translates to MRKNLLSLCLSLSLLAAAPAVVYAAQVDANTAPAISSQVLRNLSWTPLVPPVTQDVTLGTSSVEINQGDIQGAVAAFALPADRGSLEITLSSIATGKTVYAPNVLVLDEQMRPAAFYPSSYFPYQQPGIVSSDRLEGTMKLTPALGQKQIFLLVYTTRQDLSETTQMVNPAKAFAAGVGNAVPDIPDPIARHTPTGTLSLKVSAEQKTGNVMIGQIFPSSAPAATTPVVVGNTAPAAAAPAKPGEPMLDDSESYFNDAIKKAVKAGNVDKALKLLDEAERLGSKTARKTFIDSVKR, encoded by the coding sequence ATGAGAAAAAATCTGCTGTCACTGTGTTTGTCGCTGAGTCTGTTGGCTGCGGCACCTGCTGTGGTGTATGCCGCGCAGGTTGATGCGAATACCGCGCCCGCTATTTCCAGCCAGGTGTTACGTAATCTTTCATGGACGCCGCTGGTACCGCCGGTGACGCAGGACGTGACGCTTGGCACCTCCAGCGTAGAAATTAATCAGGGCGATATTCAGGGAGCCGTGGCGGCGTTTGCGCTGCCAGCTGACCGTGGATCGCTTGAGATCACCCTGAGCAGTATTGCCACCGGTAAAACGGTGTATGCCCCGAATGTACTGGTGCTGGATGAGCAGATGCGTCCTGCCGCTTTTTATCCCTCCAGCTACTTCCCTTATCAGCAGCCGGGCATCGTTTCCAGCGATCGTCTGGAGGGCACGATGAAACTGACGCCAGCACTGGGTCAGAAACAAATTTTCCTGCTGGTATATACCACGCGTCAGGATCTCTCTGAGACAACGCAGATGGTTAACCCGGCAAAAGCCTTTGCGGCGGGCGTGGGTAATGCCGTGCCGGATATTCCGGATCCGATTGCGCGCCATACGCCAACCGGCACTTTAAGCCTTAAAGTCAGCGCGGAGCAGAAAACAGGTAACGTGATGATTGGTCAGATCTTCCCGTCATCCGCACCGGCGGCGACTACACCCGTCGTGGTTGGCAATACCGCACCTGCTGCGGCTGCACCAGCGAAACCAGGTGAGCCGATGCTTGACGACTCTGAAAGCTACTTTAACGATGCAATTAAGAAAGCCGTCAAAGCGGGGAATGTTGATAAAGCGCTGAAACTGCTGGATGAAGCGGAGCGCCTGGGATCAAAAACCGCACGTAAAACCTTTATCGACAGCGTTAAACGCTGA
- a CDS encoding DUF4431 domain-containing protein yields MRRTALLFCIFSVGAHAASFDCTKASSVSEKLICTTPALSQADERLAKVYREAKTASGNSSEFRQMTKENWRLRQQCQTVSCLSDWYTHSQQKYLQLMPMSAACPDENSEVNATGTLLRITFPGPPNYESVEQGDEAEVYWVLQADKPLCTQDAADWGDQTQMQLVVEAGMYKTHRSLIGHRVRVQGSLLFAETGHHHTPLMIGVGKLEAE; encoded by the coding sequence ATGAGACGGACAGCACTGCTTTTTTGCATTTTCTCAGTGGGTGCCCACGCGGCGAGTTTTGACTGCACCAAAGCCAGCAGCGTGAGTGAAAAGCTGATCTGCACCACTCCGGCTCTTTCTCAGGCGGATGAGCGGCTGGCAAAAGTCTACCGCGAGGCTAAAACGGCCAGCGGCAACAGCAGTGAGTTCCGGCAGATGACTAAAGAGAACTGGCGCTTACGCCAGCAGTGCCAGACGGTAAGCTGCCTGAGCGACTGGTACACCCATTCGCAGCAGAAATACCTTCAGCTGATGCCGATGTCTGCCGCCTGCCCTGACGAAAACAGCGAGGTGAACGCTACCGGCACGCTGCTGCGTATCACCTTTCCTGGCCCGCCAAACTATGAGAGCGTAGAGCAGGGTGATGAAGCTGAAGTTTACTGGGTGTTGCAGGCGGATAAACCGCTGTGCACTCAGGATGCGGCCGACTGGGGGGATCAAACACAGATGCAGCTGGTAGTGGAGGCGGGGATGTATAAAACCCATCGCAGCCTGATTGGGCACCGCGTACGCGTACAGGGTTCGCTGCTGTTTGCTGAAACGGGCCACCACCATACGCCGCTTATGATTGGCGTGGGGAAACTGGAAGCAGAGTAG
- the nlpA gene encoding lipoprotein NlpA produces MSRTLKTAALTLAVLLAGCDQKNDDAHHIKVGVINGAEQDVAEVAKKVAKEKYGLEVELVGFSGSLLPNDPTAHGDLDANVFQHRPFLEQDNKAKGTTLVAVGNTFVFPMAGYSKKIKQVGELKDGDTIAIPNDPTNLGRALLLLQKEKLVTLKANTGLLPTTVDITQNPLHLKIMEIEGAQLPRVLDDAQVTVAIISTTYLQQTGLNPVRDSVFIEDKQSPYVNIIVTREENKDAPNVRDFIKSYQSAEVAAAADKIFNGGAVAGW; encoded by the coding sequence CTGAGCCGCACACTTAAAACCGCCGCGCTGACGCTGGCCGTTCTGCTGGCAGGCTGTGACCAAAAAAATGACGATGCCCACCATATTAAAGTCGGCGTGATTAACGGTGCCGAGCAGGATGTGGCGGAAGTTGCTAAAAAAGTCGCTAAAGAGAAGTACGGACTTGAGGTAGAACTGGTGGGATTCAGCGGTTCACTGCTGCCTAACGATCCGACAGCGCACGGCGATCTTGATGCCAACGTTTTTCAACATCGCCCCTTCCTTGAGCAGGATAACAAAGCTAAAGGCACCACCCTGGTGGCGGTAGGTAATACCTTTGTCTTCCCGATGGCTGGCTACTCGAAAAAAATTAAGCAGGTAGGCGAACTGAAAGACGGTGACACCATTGCCATCCCTAACGATCCGACTAACCTCGGACGCGCACTGCTGCTGCTGCAAAAGGAGAAGCTGGTAACGCTGAAGGCGAATACCGGATTGCTGCCAACCACGGTAGATATCACCCAAAACCCGCTGCATCTGAAGATTATGGAAATCGAAGGCGCACAGCTGCCGCGTGTCCTGGATGATGCCCAGGTGACGGTAGCGATTATCAGCACCACTTACCTGCAACAAACAGGGCTTAATCCGGTACGGGATAGCGTATTTATTGAAGACAAGCAGTCACCCTACGTGAATATCATCGTCACCCGCGAAGAGAATAAAGACGCGCCAAACGTGCGTGACTTTATAAAATCCTATCAATCCGCTGAAGTGGCGGCAGCAGCGGATAAGATCTTTAACGGTGGCGCAGTCGCGGGCTGGTAG